Proteins from a single region of Haloterrigena alkaliphila:
- a CDS encoding haloacid dehalogenase type II has protein sequence MAFDPDRVTTVTFDSYSTLVDVDAVETALADHPGVDDPEPISRLWRSRSMQYTLVGNQTDVYEPFYDVNRDALEYALAAHDIDATDEEREDILSTYHDLRVFDDVRESVERLREGGYDCYVLSNGNPEMLESMVEGAEIGDLLVDTISADELERFKPDPDLYRHAAGRTGTPIEEVAHVSALWFDVQGAIHAGMQGVWLDRKGNPREPFGAEPDLVCEGLADLAERLGC, from the coding sequence ATGGCGTTCGATCCCGACCGCGTGACGACCGTCACGTTCGACTCCTACAGCACGCTCGTCGACGTCGACGCAGTCGAAACGGCGCTGGCGGACCACCCCGGCGTCGACGATCCGGAGCCGATCTCGCGGCTGTGGCGGAGCCGCTCGATGCAGTACACCCTCGTCGGGAACCAGACGGACGTCTACGAGCCGTTCTACGACGTCAACCGCGACGCCCTCGAGTACGCGCTCGCGGCCCACGATATCGACGCGACCGACGAGGAACGCGAGGACATCCTCTCGACGTACCACGACTTGCGGGTGTTCGACGACGTTCGGGAAAGCGTCGAACGCCTTCGCGAGGGCGGCTACGACTGTTACGTGCTCTCGAACGGAAACCCCGAGATGCTCGAGTCGATGGTCGAGGGCGCCGAGATCGGGGACCTGCTCGTCGACACGATCAGCGCGGACGAACTCGAGCGGTTCAAACCGGACCCCGACCTGTACCGCCACGCCGCGGGCCGGACGGGAACGCCGATCGAGGAGGTCGCCCACGTCTCCGCGCTGTGGTTTGACGTGCAGGGGGCGATCCACGCCGGGATGCAGGGCGTCTGGCTGGACCGCAAGGGGAACCCGCGGGAGCCGTTCGGCGCCGAACCGGACCTCGTCTGCGAGGGGCTGGCCGATCTGGCCGAGCGACTCGGGTGTTGA
- the thiE gene encoding thiamine phosphate synthase, with protein MDPSNYGTYLVTQQSLSEDRSTLEIVRAAIEGGVDVVQLREKETEARFRYDLGRELREVTAEAGVDLIVNDRADVAEAIDADGVHVGQSDLPVGVARDLLGSDAVVGCSTSAVEEALEAEAAGADYLGVGAVYGTSSKDVAAEEDGIGPERIAAIADAVSIPVVGIGGITADNAGPVVEAGAAGVAVISEITAADDPRAATEALAAAVETPKDVGRGGEEE; from the coding sequence ATGGATCCCTCGAACTACGGCACCTACCTCGTCACCCAGCAGTCGCTCTCCGAGGACCGGTCGACGCTCGAGATCGTCCGCGCGGCGATCGAGGGCGGCGTCGACGTCGTGCAACTGCGGGAGAAGGAGACCGAAGCGCGCTTCCGGTACGACCTCGGCCGCGAACTGCGCGAGGTGACCGCCGAGGCGGGCGTGGACCTGATCGTCAACGACCGCGCGGACGTCGCGGAGGCGATCGACGCCGACGGGGTCCACGTGGGTCAGTCGGACCTCCCGGTCGGCGTCGCGCGGGACCTGCTCGGTTCCGACGCGGTCGTCGGCTGTTCGACGTCGGCGGTCGAAGAGGCGCTCGAAGCTGAGGCCGCAGGTGCGGACTACCTCGGCGTCGGCGCGGTTTACGGAACGTCTTCGAAGGACGTCGCCGCCGAGGAGGACGGCATCGGTCCCGAACGGATCGCCGCCATCGCGGACGCGGTCTCGATCCCGGTCGTCGGCATCGGCGGGATCACGGCCGACAACGCGGGACCGGTCGTCGAGGCCGGCGCGGCCGGCGTGGCCGTCATTAGCGAGATCACCGCGGCCGACGATCCGCGGGCCGCGACCGAAGCGCTCGCTGCCGCCGTCGAAACGCCAAAGGACGTCGGTCGCGGAGGAGAAGAGGAATGA
- the thiM gene encoding hydroxyethylthiazole kinase: MNVTDIAAADLADSVRTVRETEPLVQHVTNTVTIDDVANLTLHWGGLPVMADSFGDAGEMTAAARALVINIGQVPDDRVEAMHEAGRKANERDVPVVLDPVGLGSTPSREAVTESLLEAVDFAAIKGNYGEISALAGVEANVEGVESIGDYEEIEETARSVADSTGAVVVASGVEDVVADADGAVRITDGHEMLGEIVGTGCMLGATVGTFAGALEDPREAAVHGTLAFGLAGERAAEMPHEGPASFRTNFHDAVAGFDPDEAAQLDLAGRIERVD, from the coding sequence ATGAACGTCACTGACATCGCCGCCGCCGACCTCGCCGACTCCGTTCGGACCGTCCGGGAGACGGAGCCGCTCGTCCAGCACGTGACCAACACGGTGACGATCGACGACGTCGCGAACCTGACGCTGCACTGGGGCGGGCTCCCGGTGATGGCCGACTCCTTCGGCGACGCCGGCGAAATGACCGCGGCCGCGCGCGCACTCGTCATCAACATCGGCCAGGTGCCCGACGACCGCGTCGAGGCCATGCACGAGGCCGGCCGGAAGGCCAACGAGCGCGACGTTCCGGTCGTCCTCGACCCCGTCGGCCTCGGCTCGACCCCCTCGCGCGAGGCGGTCACCGAGAGCCTCCTCGAGGCGGTCGACTTCGCCGCGATCAAGGGCAACTACGGCGAGATAAGCGCCTTGGCCGGGGTCGAAGCGAACGTCGAGGGCGTCGAGTCCATCGGCGACTACGAGGAGATCGAGGAGACGGCCCGCTCCGTCGCCGACTCGACCGGCGCAGTCGTCGTCGCCTCGGGCGTCGAGGACGTCGTCGCCGACGCCGACGGCGCGGTCCGAATCACCGACGGCCACGAGATGCTCGGCGAGATCGTCGGCACCGGCTGCATGCTCGGCGCGACCGTCGGTACCTTCGCCGGCGCGCTCGAGGACCCCCGTGAGGCTGCCGTCCACGGGACGCTCGCGTTCGGGCTGGCGGGCGAACGCGCGGCCGAGATGCCCCACGAGGGGCCGGCCAGCTTCCGCACCAACTTCCACGACGCGGTCGCCGGATTCGATCCCGACGAGGCGGCCCAACTGGACCTCGCGGGACGGATCGAACGCGTCGACTGA
- a CDS encoding DUF7553 family protein yields MARENLDDAAATLREAADAASDDETRDRLENQANEFATHADADRGPDHGKLARHEHILTDIADDEGGEVADRIEDALASIRAFRETVEGV; encoded by the coding sequence ATGGCACGAGAAAACCTCGACGACGCGGCGGCGACGCTCCGGGAGGCCGCCGACGCGGCGTCCGACGACGAGACGCGCGACCGACTCGAGAATCAGGCGAACGAATTCGCCACCCACGCCGACGCCGACCGCGGACCCGACCACGGGAAACTGGCCCGACACGAGCACATCCTCACCGATATCGCCGACGACGAGGGCGGCGAGGTCGCCGACCGCATCGAGGACGCTCTCGCGTCGATTCGGGCGTTTCGGGAGACGGTAGAGGGCGTTTAA
- a CDS encoding rubrerythrin family protein, which translates to MNDSEAFVETVREDNQTALSRLGSSKSLYADTGGDIDTEPVLEATVDAEHAAWQTFREWIESETHDEAREAFETTAAEEESHYEITLDHLGNEEYEPDRVPKLHDYLRDRESTVERVGALIGRILASKRSKEQVVGYFVGDADPQTAGVFREFGEDLDDQLERAQALLEAVCESDDDLERAREAADGAIQAAYDEYVENLEAMGANPKPVC; encoded by the coding sequence ATGAACGATTCCGAAGCGTTCGTCGAGACCGTGCGCGAGGACAATCAGACGGCCCTCTCGCGACTCGGGTCGTCGAAATCGCTGTACGCCGACACCGGCGGCGACATCGACACCGAACCCGTCCTCGAGGCGACGGTGGACGCCGAACACGCGGCCTGGCAGACGTTCCGCGAGTGGATCGAGAGCGAGACCCACGACGAGGCCCGCGAGGCCTTCGAGACCACCGCGGCGGAGGAGGAGAGCCACTACGAGATCACGCTCGACCACCTCGGGAACGAGGAGTACGAGCCGGACCGGGTCCCTAAGCTCCACGACTACCTGCGGGACCGGGAATCGACCGTCGAGCGCGTCGGCGCCCTTATCGGTCGGATCCTCGCCAGCAAACGCTCGAAGGAACAGGTCGTCGGCTACTTCGTCGGCGACGCCGACCCCCAGACCGCCGGCGTCTTCCGCGAGTTCGGCGAAGACCTTGACGACCAGCTCGAGCGCGCGCAGGCGCTGCTCGAGGCGGTCTGTGAGAGCGACGACGATCTGGAGCGCGCCCGCGAGGCCGCCGACGGGGCGATCCAGGCCGCCTACGACGAGTACGTCGAGAATCTGGAGGCGATGGGCGCGAATCCAAAGCCGGTCTGCTGA
- a CDS encoding polysaccharide deacetylase family protein, with product MKRRAYLTTAAAVTFAGCSALSDSETAEDDGNGNGDDSGNGGNGSSEPVDEEPGSFDDFEDLSNWTVMAGSLSPDEDRAYVGSQSGRMEVGADDDRAMIKREFDSPRDLSTEFPAFAFTSDSDVAPVVQLWDENEDHVMLQCRIEPDQPFAPYDLGLIDIVGEPDMSSIVHAKISVWAPNSEPTLWVDDFQFVGRPDTGTVMLQFPDETIALDAAERLAEHDLPATTFVSTDYVGSSGRPSLEELETLQDEGWTIASSGARGRDLTQLDADAQEAEISGAVDWLTEHGFDAGAFSYPLNNYDETSIDLVEEYHDIGFVAGYTGHGNVTNPQIVPRNTNPSADEADKLIEWTAELGTITTLSFRTLESLEEALPEVLDFADELEFVTPADVASDYRHE from the coding sequence ATGAAACGACGAGCATACCTCACGACAGCCGCCGCGGTCACGTTCGCCGGCTGTTCCGCCCTGAGTGATTCGGAAACCGCTGAAGACGACGGTAACGGAAACGGTGACGACAGCGGCAACGGCGGCAACGGGTCGTCGGAGCCGGTCGACGAGGAGCCCGGCTCGTTCGACGACTTCGAGGATCTCTCGAACTGGACGGTGATGGCGGGTTCGCTCTCGCCCGACGAAGACCGCGCGTACGTCGGCTCCCAGTCCGGCCGCATGGAGGTCGGCGCCGACGACGATCGCGCGATGATCAAGCGCGAGTTCGACTCGCCGCGGGACCTCTCCACCGAGTTCCCCGCCTTCGCGTTCACGAGCGACTCCGACGTCGCTCCGGTCGTCCAGCTCTGGGACGAGAACGAAGACCACGTGATGCTCCAGTGTCGGATCGAACCGGACCAGCCCTTCGCTCCCTACGATCTGGGACTCATCGACATCGTCGGCGAGCCCGACATGAGTTCGATCGTCCACGCGAAGATTTCCGTCTGGGCTCCCAACAGCGAGCCGACGCTGTGGGTCGACGACTTCCAGTTCGTCGGCCGACCCGACACCGGCACCGTCATGCTCCAGTTCCCGGACGAGACGATCGCTCTCGACGCGGCGGAGCGCCTCGCGGAGCACGACCTCCCCGCGACGACGTTCGTCAGCACCGACTACGTCGGCTCTTCCGGACGCCCCTCGCTCGAGGAGCTCGAGACCCTCCAGGACGAGGGCTGGACGATCGCTAGCAGCGGCGCCCGCGGCCGCGACCTCACCCAGCTCGATGCCGACGCGCAGGAAGCCGAGATCAGCGGCGCTGTGGACTGGCTGACCGAGCACGGCTTCGATGCCGGCGCCTTCTCCTATCCGCTCAACAACTACGACGAGACGAGCATCGACCTGGTCGAGGAGTACCACGATATCGGATTCGTCGCCGGCTACACGGGCCACGGGAACGTGACCAACCCGCAGATCGTTCCCCGGAACACCAATCCGAGCGCGGATGAAGCCGACAAACTCATCGAGTGGACCGCCGAACTGGGAACGATCACGACCCTGTCCTTCCGCACCCTCGAGTCGCTCGAGGAGGCGCTCCCGGAGGTCCTCGACTTCGCGGACGAACTCGAGTTCGTCACGCCCGCCGACGTCGCGTCCGACTATCGCCACGAGTAA
- a CDS encoding DUF2391 domain-containing protein codes for MRVPRPRRPRQFRLADSAQQIVGGFLLAGPFVVTEEVWTLAESMSLLQAVLTMGVVSAIGYGALYTADTTRDPDAEQEVAGVPVRFISLLCVSVGSVLILALLFDAPATFLEGETDAGKVEITLKAVSVGSVFSIVGAATADSVFSK; via the coding sequence ATGAGAGTACCACGTCCGCGCCGGCCGCGCCAGTTTCGGCTGGCCGACTCCGCACAGCAGATCGTCGGCGGCTTCCTGCTCGCCGGCCCGTTCGTCGTGACGGAGGAGGTCTGGACCCTCGCGGAGAGCATGAGTCTCCTCCAAGCAGTGTTGACGATGGGTGTCGTCTCCGCGATCGGCTACGGCGCCCTCTACACGGCCGACACGACCCGCGATCCGGACGCCGAACAGGAGGTCGCCGGCGTGCCGGTCCGCTTTATCTCGCTGCTCTGTGTCTCCGTCGGCTCGGTACTCATCCTCGCACTCCTGTTCGACGCGCCGGCGACGTTCCTCGAGGGCGAAACGGATGCCGGGAAGGTCGAGATCACGCTCAAGGCCGTCAGCGTCGGCTCGGTGTTCAGCATCGTCGGCGCGGCGACGGCCGACAGCGTCTTTTCGAAGTAG
- a CDS encoding sulfurtransferase yields the protein MASDYANDVLVTADWVEERLDDFQSDDSDLRLVEVDVDTEAYEEEHAPGAIGFNWETQLQDQTQRDILEKEDFEDLLGSHGISEDDTVVLYGDNSNWFAAYAYWQFKYYGHDDAKLLDGGREYWLENDYPTTDEEPNFSETEYDAAGPRESIRAYREDVENAIERGVPLVDVRSPEEYSGEVLAPPGLQETAQRGGHIPGAKNISWAAVTNDDGTFKTREELEELYADEDIDGDETTVAYCRIGERSSVAWFALHELLGYDDTVNYDGSWTEWGNLVNAPIEKGEGD from the coding sequence ATGGCAAGCGACTACGCCAACGACGTACTCGTCACGGCCGATTGGGTCGAGGAGCGCCTCGACGACTTCCAGAGCGACGACTCCGACCTCCGACTGGTCGAGGTCGACGTCGACACGGAAGCCTACGAGGAGGAACACGCACCCGGCGCGATCGGGTTCAACTGGGAAACCCAGCTTCAGGACCAGACCCAGCGAGACATCCTCGAGAAGGAGGACTTCGAGGACCTGCTGGGCAGTCACGGCATCAGCGAGGACGACACGGTCGTCCTCTACGGCGACAACTCCAACTGGTTCGCCGCCTACGCCTACTGGCAGTTCAAGTACTACGGCCACGACGACGCGAAGCTGCTCGACGGCGGCCGCGAGTACTGGCTCGAGAACGACTACCCGACCACGGACGAGGAGCCGAACTTCTCCGAGACCGAGTACGACGCGGCCGGCCCGCGCGAGAGCATCCGCGCCTACCGCGAGGACGTCGAGAACGCGATCGAGCGCGGCGTTCCGCTCGTCGACGTCCGCTCGCCCGAGGAGTACTCCGGCGAGGTCCTCGCGCCCCCGGGACTCCAGGAGACCGCCCAGCGGGGCGGCCACATCCCCGGCGCGAAGAACATCTCGTGGGCCGCCGTCACCAACGACGACGGCACCTTCAAGACCCGCGAGGAACTCGAGGAACTCTACGCCGACGAAGACATCGACGGCGACGAGACGACCGTCGCCTACTGCCGCATCGGCGAGCGCTCCTCCGTCGCCTGGTTCGCCCTGCACGAACTGCTCGGCTACGACGACACCGTCAACTACGACGGCTCGTGGACCGAGTGGGGCAACCTGGTCAACGCGCCCATCGAAAAGGGCGAGGGCGACTGA
- a CDS encoding sulfurtransferase, with amino-acid sequence MNDSVVVTPDWLAAHREDEQVRIVDVRDAWEYDGIGHIPGAVSIPFDSYRDESDVDRGTLPGADAFADLCSEAGISPDDTIVAYDDTHGVFAARFVLTALEYGHADVRLLDGDYSAWNREYETTSDAPEVEPTDYEPDPLSREESPLVGYDAVAEALERGALFVDTREQHEFEESRLPGAVRFDWREVVDDETRRLKPPAELEALLESYGITPDREIVLYCNTARRISHTYVVLRALGYEDVAFYEGSLTEWLANDGTVETGPATEDD; translated from the coding sequence ATGAACGATTCGGTCGTCGTCACGCCCGACTGGCTCGCGGCCCACCGCGAGGACGAACAGGTGCGCATCGTCGACGTCAGGGACGCCTGGGAGTACGACGGCATCGGCCACATTCCCGGCGCCGTCAGCATTCCGTTCGACAGCTACCGAGACGAGAGCGACGTCGACCGCGGGACGCTCCCCGGCGCCGACGCCTTCGCCGACCTGTGCTCCGAGGCCGGCATCTCGCCCGACGATACGATCGTCGCCTACGACGACACCCACGGCGTCTTCGCCGCCCGCTTCGTGCTCACGGCCCTCGAGTACGGCCACGCCGACGTGCGCCTGCTCGACGGCGACTACAGCGCCTGGAACCGCGAGTACGAGACCACGAGCGACGCCCCCGAGGTCGAACCGACCGACTACGAGCCCGACCCGCTCTCGCGCGAAGAGAGCCCGCTGGTCGGCTACGACGCCGTCGCCGAGGCCCTCGAGCGCGGCGCGCTGTTCGTCGACACGCGCGAACAACACGAGTTCGAGGAATCCCGTCTCCCCGGCGCGGTCCGGTTCGACTGGCGCGAGGTCGTCGACGACGAGACGCGCCGGTTGAAGCCGCCGGCCGAACTCGAGGCCCTGCTCGAGTCGTACGGAATCACGCCGGACCGCGAGATCGTCCTCTACTGTAACACGGCGCGGCGGATCAGCCACACCTACGTCGTGCTCCGGGCGCTGGGCTACGAGGACGTCGCCTTCTACGAGGGGAGTCTGACGGAGTGGCTGGCCAACGACGGAACGGTCGAGACCGGGCCGGCGACCGAGGACGACTGA
- the asnB gene encoding asparagine synthase (glutamine-hydrolyzing) → MCGIVGAYGWTNDETLSSMLDRIEHRGPDEEGSYLDRDAGLMMGARRLAIVDLEGGSQPKWNEDETVGVVFNGEIYNHAELRESLSRQGHRFESECDTEVLVHLWEEYGEAMVSHLEGMFAFSIWDREADAVFLARDRFGIKPLYIGETDQGYVWGSELPALLIGGVDRTIDPAAVYNHFSLEYTPAPQTLLESVQKVEPGQAVRIDADGVEKHQYWNLLDLDTGSQTATMAGAADRLRTILERSVEKRLMADVPVGAFLSGGLDSSAVVGIASQLKDDPLKTYSVSFENEMLDESEEARLVADHFGTDHTEVPIDLSSMNLFGEMIQHLGEPTGHLQMLPMYALSERASQDVKVALAGEGADELFAGYPWYQHVPQHKRKVDFMPEFTHDVAGAVAQVAPVGNKHLRYYSGLKNNEEMLLNHVCGFTTFRPEPDEFLRTGETATTSGLRSDVSEVIDNVEDPSLEQHMSTYETRYTMPDYHLYKADHMSMAQSLELRVPFLSTEMVEFAHSLPAELKVNDDDVKRVLKTAVSDLLPDPILERKKMGMRPPVEDWFEEEHASIETWFTREKLRRTPYVDADRATELREAHRRGEQSVGRTLWMILTYVAWYHSFVDEENAVV, encoded by the coding sequence ATGTGCGGTATTGTCGGTGCCTACGGTTGGACTAACGACGAGACCCTCTCGTCGATGCTCGATCGGATCGAACACCGTGGTCCGGACGAAGAAGGATCGTATCTCGACCGTGACGCCGGGCTCATGATGGGCGCCCGGCGGCTGGCTATCGTCGACCTCGAGGGCGGCTCCCAGCCGAAGTGGAACGAGGACGAGACGGTGGGCGTGGTCTTCAACGGCGAGATCTACAACCACGCGGAGCTTCGCGAGTCGCTGTCCCGGCAGGGACACCGGTTCGAGAGCGAGTGCGACACCGAAGTGCTGGTCCACCTCTGGGAGGAGTACGGCGAGGCGATGGTCTCCCACCTCGAGGGCATGTTCGCCTTCTCCATCTGGGACCGCGAGGCCGACGCCGTCTTCCTCGCCCGCGACCGGTTCGGGATCAAACCGCTGTACATCGGCGAGACCGACCAGGGGTACGTCTGGGGGAGCGAACTCCCCGCGCTGCTGATCGGCGGCGTCGACCGGACGATCGATCCCGCGGCCGTCTACAACCACTTCTCGCTCGAGTACACGCCGGCCCCCCAGACCCTGCTGGAGTCCGTCCAGAAGGTCGAGCCCGGTCAGGCGGTGCGGATCGACGCCGACGGCGTCGAGAAACACCAGTACTGGAACCTGCTGGACCTCGATACCGGGAGCCAGACCGCGACGATGGCCGGTGCGGCCGACCGTCTGCGCACCATCCTCGAGCGATCCGTCGAGAAGCGCCTCATGGCGGACGTTCCGGTCGGCGCGTTCCTCTCCGGCGGACTGGACTCCTCCGCGGTCGTCGGCATCGCGTCGCAACTGAAGGACGACCCGCTCAAGACCTACTCCGTCTCCTTCGAGAACGAGATGCTCGACGAGAGCGAGGAGGCCCGCCTCGTCGCGGACCACTTCGGCACCGACCACACCGAGGTCCCAATCGACCTCTCGTCGATGAACCTGTTCGGCGAGATGATCCAGCACCTCGGCGAACCGACGGGCCACCTCCAGATGCTCCCGATGTACGCCCTCTCCGAGCGGGCCAGTCAGGACGTCAAGGTCGCGCTGGCCGGCGAGGGCGCCGACGAACTGTTCGCGGGCTACCCGTGGTACCAGCACGTTCCCCAGCACAAGCGGAAGGTCGACTTCATGCCGGAGTTCACCCACGACGTCGCCGGCGCCGTCGCGCAGGTGGCGCCGGTCGGCAACAAGCACCTCCGGTACTACTCGGGGCTGAAGAACAACGAGGAGATGCTGCTCAACCACGTCTGTGGCTTCACCACGTTCCGACCCGAACCCGACGAGTTCCTCCGGACCGGGGAGACCGCCACGACCTCCGGCCTGCGCTCGGACGTCAGCGAGGTCATCGACAACGTCGAGGACCCGTCCCTCGAGCAGCACATGTCGACCTACGAGACGCGCTACACCATGCCGGACTACCACCTCTACAAGGCCGACCACATGAGCATGGCCCAGTCGCTGGAACTCCGGGTCCCGTTCCTCTCGACCGAGATGGTCGAGTTCGCCCACTCGCTGCCGGCCGAACTCAAGGTCAACGACGACGACGTCAAACGGGTGCTCAAGACCGCCGTCAGCGACCTTCTCCCCGATCCGATCCTCGAGCGAAAGAAGATGGGGATGCGCCCGCCCGTCGAGGACTGGTTCGAGGAGGAACACGCGTCGATCGAGACCTGGTTCACCCGGGAGAAACTCCGGCGGACGCCGTACGTCGACGCCGACAGGGCCACCGAACTCCGGGAGGCCCACCGTCGCGGCGAGCAGTCCGTCGGCCGAACCCTCTGGATGATCCTCACCTACGTCGCGTGGTACCACTCCTTCGTCGACGAAGAGAACGCCGTCGTCTGA
- a CDS encoding sensor histidine kinase, which translates to MGDRSEPPEPHDDDASVVYERIADAVFALDEEWRFTFLNDRAERLLERSESELLGTVVWDDDAFESCRRAFERAFETRNPVSFDAFSQPIGARLEGRVHPSETGVTVCVREVSDRNGRENGTRERERALRDAYEVIADPDRPFDDQLEALLGVVRRTIGTEYAALSCVHEDANEYIFEAVDAPPNADLEAGDTAPLEATNCERVVSTERTLVLEDVDEDAPDLADRAGNAEWGISCYLGTPVTVDDEVYGTFCFYDLDARTEEFSDWEVTFVELLGNWVSAELERRRYERKLEESNERLEQFASTASHDLQEPLRMVTNYLSLLDRRYGDELDDDAEEFIDYAVDGAERMHDMIDGLLAYSRVETRGNSFEPVTLDAVLEDVHSDLKLRFEETDATLSSESLPRVEGDPDQLRQVFQNLVSNAIEYSDGSPRIRVSADHRGDECEIAVSDDGIGIDPDDQERIFEVFQRLHSHEEHDGTGIGLALCRRIVERHGGEIRVDSDPDEGATFRFTLPTATARES; encoded by the coding sequence ATGGGAGACCGATCAGAACCGCCCGAACCGCACGACGACGACGCGTCCGTCGTCTACGAGCGGATCGCCGACGCCGTGTTCGCACTCGACGAGGAGTGGCGGTTCACCTTTCTGAACGACCGAGCCGAGCGACTGCTCGAGCGGTCCGAAAGCGAACTGCTCGGGACGGTCGTCTGGGACGACGACGCGTTCGAGTCGTGCCGGCGAGCGTTCGAGCGCGCGTTCGAGACCCGGAACCCGGTCTCGTTCGACGCGTTCTCCCAGCCCATCGGCGCGAGGCTCGAAGGGCGCGTGCACCCCTCGGAGACGGGGGTCACGGTCTGCGTGCGCGAGGTGAGCGACCGAAACGGCCGAGAGAACGGGACCCGGGAGCGCGAACGCGCGCTCCGGGACGCCTACGAGGTCATCGCGGACCCGGATCGACCGTTCGATGACCAGCTCGAGGCGTTGCTGGGCGTCGTTCGACGCACGATCGGCACGGAGTACGCGGCGCTGTCGTGCGTCCACGAGGACGCCAACGAATACATCTTCGAGGCCGTCGACGCACCGCCGAACGCCGATCTCGAGGCGGGGGACACCGCCCCGCTCGAGGCGACCAACTGCGAACGAGTCGTCAGTACCGAGCGAACGCTCGTCCTCGAGGACGTCGACGAAGACGCGCCGGACCTGGCCGATCGCGCGGGCAACGCCGAGTGGGGGATCTCCTGTTATCTCGGGACGCCGGTCACCGTCGACGACGAGGTCTACGGGACCTTCTGCTTCTACGATCTGGACGCCAGAACCGAGGAGTTCTCCGACTGGGAGGTCACCTTCGTCGAACTGCTCGGCAACTGGGTGAGCGCCGAACTCGAGCGCCGCCGGTACGAGCGAAAACTCGAGGAATCGAACGAGCGCCTCGAACAGTTCGCCTCCACCGCCAGCCACGACCTCCAGGAGCCGCTGCGGATGGTCACGAACTACCTGTCGCTGCTCGATCGACGATACGGTGACGAACTCGACGACGATGCCGAGGAGTTCATCGATTACGCCGTCGACGGCGCCGAACGCATGCACGACATGATCGACGGGCTGCTCGCGTACTCTCGCGTCGAAACGCGAGGGAATTCCTTCGAACCGGTCACCCTCGACGCCGTCCTCGAGGACGTGCACAGCGATCTGAAACTCAGGTTCGAGGAGACCGACGCGACCCTCTCGAGCGAGTCGCTACCCCGTGTCGAGGGAGATCCCGACCAGTTGCGGCAGGTGTTCCAGAACCTCGTCTCGAACGCCATCGAGTACAGCGACGGTTCGCCACGGATTCGCGTCAGTGCCGACCATCGCGGCGACGAGTGTGAGATTGCGGTCAGCGACGACGGCATCGGCATCGATCCCGACGATCAGGAGCGGATCTTCGAGGTGTTTCAGCGGTTGCACAGCCACGAAGAACACGACGGGACGGGGATCGGTCTGGCACTCTGTCGACGCATCGTCGAGCGCCACGGCGGCGAGATCCGGGTCGACTCGGATCCCGACGAGGGGGCGACGTTCCGGTTCACGCTACCGACGGCGACGGCTCGGGAATCGTGA